The genomic interval GAACTAAACGTAAGGTTATAAATGGATTCTTTGATAAAGTTTCAAACAATAAAAGAAAGTCCCTTTACTATCAGTTTGATAGTAAAGGGACTTTCAAAAAGTATACATATCAGATTATTTATCCCACTCTTAACGGGCAGTAAGACCCCCACCTCAAGGTTCAGAGTGAACAAGGAAGCTAGGTGGGGGACAACTGCCCGTAAAGGTCCGATTGGTTCAACTAACCATCAGTGGGGGATGAAGTAAAACCCCCACTGATGGAAGTTTCACTTTATTAATTGCGGATTAGATAATCGAAAGCACCTAAGGCCGCAGTTGCACCTGATCCCATAGAAATAATAATTTGTTTATATGCGCTATCTGTACAGTCACCTGCAGCAAATACGCCAGGGATGTTTGTTGCACCGTGTTTATCGACTACAATCTCACCCATGCGAGTACGTTCAATCGCTTCACCTAACCAGTCGGTATTAGGTACAAGGCCGATTTGAACGAATACACCCTGCAATTCAATATGATGAACTTCTTCAGTCTCGCGATCCATGTAAGAAATACCGTTAACTTTGTCAGTACCAGTAATTTCTTTTGTTTGAGCATTTTTTAGGACCGTTACATTAGGCAGACTATAAAGGCGTTCTTGGAGTACAACATCAGCTTTTAGCTCTGAATTATACTCAAGAACTGTTACATGTTTCACAATACCTGCCAGATCAATTGCTGCCTCAACACCCGAATTACCGCCGCCAATTACAGCTACGTGTTTTCCAGCAAATAATGGACCATCACAGTGAGGGCAGTATGCTACACCTTTGTTTTTGAACTCCGCTTCACCTGGTACACCAACATTACGCCAACGAGCACCTGTTGAAAGGATGACGGTTTTACTCTTTAAAACAGCACCGTTTTCAAGCTCAAGTTCAATGAAGTCTTTCTTTTCTAAACGCTTGGCACGTTGTAAATTCATGACATCAATGTCGTACTCTTTCACATGTTCTTCAAGACTTGCTGCGAGCTTAGGGCCTTCCGTATAGTTCACACTAATAAAGTTCTCAATGCCCATAGTGTCCATAATCTGACCGCCAAAGCGTTCAGCAACAATGCCTGTGCGAATGCCTTTACGTGCTGCATAGACAGCTGCGCTTGCACCAGCTGGCCCGCCTCCGACAACAAGCACATCGAATGGATCCTTATCGGCGAATT from Peribacillus asahii carries:
- the ahpF gene encoding alkyl hydroperoxide reductase subunit F, with product MLLDADIKAQLAQYLQLMEGDVLLKVSAESDDVSRDMLALVDELATMSSNIKVEKTPLQRTPSFSVNRIGEDTGVTFAGIPLGHEFTSLVLALLQVSGRAPKVDQKVIDQVKSIKGEYHFESYISLSCHNCPDVVQALNLMSILNPGITHTMIDGAAFKEEVESKNIMAVPTVFLNGESFGSGRMTLEEILAKMGSTPDASEFADKDPFDVLVVGGGPAGASAAVYAARKGIRTGIVAERFGGQIMDTMGIENFISVNYTEGPKLAASLEEHVKEYDIDVMNLQRAKRLEKKDFIELELENGAVLKSKTVILSTGARWRNVGVPGEAEFKNKGVAYCPHCDGPLFAGKHVAVIGGGNSGVEAAIDLAGIVKHVTVLEYNSELKADVVLQERLYSLPNVTVLKNAQTKEITGTDKVNGISYMDRETEEVHHIELQGVFVQIGLVPNTDWLGEAIERTRMGEIVVDKHGATNIPGVFAAGDCTDSAYKQIIISMGSGATAALGAFDYLIRN